A genomic region of Chloracidobacterium sp. contains the following coding sequences:
- the purE gene encoding 5-(carboxyamino)imidazole ribonucleotide mutase, giving the protein MKRQPTPIVSIIMGSKSDWPTMEAASQMLDEFGVPHEIKIVSAHRTPDLLFEFAKTAESRGIEVIIAGAGGAAHLPGMCASQTVLPVLGVPVESRALKGLDSLLSIAQMPAGVPVGTLAIGQPGAKNAALLTVAILANARPELREKLRKFRSKQTKLVLKSRPDSLRPKN; this is encoded by the coding sequence ATGAAACGGCAGCCGACACCGATCGTATCGATCATCATGGGCAGCAAGAGCGACTGGCCGACAATGGAGGCCGCTTCGCAGATGCTGGACGAATTCGGCGTGCCGCATGAAATAAAGATCGTCTCCGCCCACCGAACGCCTGACCTGCTCTTCGAGTTTGCCAAAACCGCCGAATCGCGAGGTATTGAGGTCATCATCGCAGGCGCCGGCGGCGCAGCTCATTTGCCGGGCATGTGCGCTTCGCAGACGGTGCTGCCGGTGCTTGGCGTGCCGGTCGAGAGCCGTGCCCTCAAAGGCCTCGATTCGCTTCTCTCCATCGCCCAAATGCCTGCCGGTGTTCCCGTAGGCACGCTGGCGATCGGTCAGCCAGGTGCAAAAAATGCCGCCCTGCTCACCGTCGCGATCCTCGCTAATGCGCGGCCAGAGCTACGCGAGAAACTAAGAAAGTTTAGATCAAAACAAACCAAACTGGTGCTTAAGTCTCGGCCTGACTCACTAAGGCCGAAGAACTGA
- a CDS encoding NADP-dependent isocitrate dehydrogenase: MAEKSKIYYTLTDEAPMLATHSFLPIIKAFTKCADIEVEVPDISLAGRILANFPEYLSDGQTVADALAELGELATRPEANIVKLPNISASVPQLEEAIAELQKQGFAVPNYPAEPKTDDERSINKKYAKVLGSAVNPVLREGNSDRRAPRAVKNYAKANPHRMGVWNADSKTTVAHMSGGDFYGSETSTTVERDGQFRIVFYGSDGSENVLKDFSPLKAGEVIDSSVMDIAALKAFVRNAMVKAKEKDILLSAHLKATMMKISDPIIFGAIVETYFADVFDKYKDTFEELDINPNFGLATLNEKIAGHPKEAQIKADIAATIENGPRLAMVNSDNGVTNLHVSSDVIIDASMAALIRGGGKMWNKDGKEEDTVCMIPDRTYAGFYDAIIEDMKRHGAIDPTTFGSVPNVGLMAQKAEEYGSHDKTFQAAANGTIKVEDGNGNALLEQDVHAGDIFRMCQTKDAPIRDWVKLAVNRARLSDTTAIFWLDKGRAHDSQIIAKVEKYLGDHDTTGLDIRIMDVKEAMTETLKRAREGKDTISVSGNVLRDYLTDLFPILELGTSAKMLSIVPLMNGGGLFETGAGGSAPKHIEQFLHEGYLRWDSLGEFLALQASFEHLAQTQNNRKAQILADALDEANAKFLANDKSPARKIGGLDNRGSHFYLAMYWAEALAAQNSDAEISAIFAPVANAMHENEAKINDELIVAQGRAQDVGGYYHPERARTYAAMRPSPTLNEIVDGM, translated from the coding sequence ATGGCAGAAAAATCGAAGATCTACTACACCTTGACGGATGAAGCGCCGATGCTGGCGACGCATTCTTTTTTACCGATCATAAAGGCTTTTACAAAGTGCGCGGATATCGAGGTAGAAGTGCCGGACATCTCGCTTGCGGGAAGGATCCTGGCGAACTTTCCCGAGTATTTGAGCGACGGCCAAACGGTTGCTGACGCGCTTGCGGAATTGGGCGAACTGGCGACGAGGCCGGAAGCCAATATCGTCAAGCTGCCGAATATCTCCGCTTCCGTGCCGCAATTGGAAGAGGCGATCGCTGAGCTTCAGAAGCAAGGCTTCGCGGTGCCGAACTATCCCGCTGAGCCTAAGACGGACGATGAACGCTCCATAAACAAGAAATACGCGAAGGTCCTCGGCAGTGCGGTAAATCCGGTGCTGAGAGAAGGGAATTCCGACCGTCGGGCGCCGCGGGCCGTAAAGAACTATGCGAAAGCCAATCCTCACCGCATGGGCGTGTGGAACGCAGACTCGAAAACCACGGTCGCGCATATGAGCGGCGGAGACTTTTACGGATCGGAAACGTCCACCACGGTCGAGCGTGACGGACAGTTCAGGATCGTTTTCTATGGGAGCGATGGTTCTGAGAACGTCCTGAAAGACTTTTCTCCGCTGAAGGCGGGCGAGGTGATCGACTCTTCGGTCATGGATATTGCCGCATTGAAGGCATTTGTCCGCAATGCGATGGTGAAAGCGAAGGAAAAGGACATTCTGCTTTCAGCACATCTGAAGGCGACGATGATGAAGATCTCGGATCCGATCATCTTCGGGGCGATCGTCGAAACATATTTCGCGGACGTCTTTGATAAATATAAGGACACCTTTGAGGAACTGGACATCAACCCGAACTTCGGGCTTGCAACGCTAAACGAGAAGATCGCAGGCCACCCGAAAGAAGCTCAGATCAAGGCCGACATTGCCGCGACCATCGAGAACGGGCCGCGGCTGGCGATGGTGAACTCGGACAATGGCGTGACGAATCTTCACGTTTCATCTGACGTGATCATTGACGCGTCGATGGCGGCACTGATCCGCGGCGGCGGAAAGATGTGGAACAAGGACGGCAAAGAAGAGGACACCGTCTGCATGATCCCCGACCGGACCTATGCCGGTTTTTACGATGCGATAATCGAAGATATGAAACGACACGGAGCGATCGACCCGACGACATTCGGTTCCGTCCCAAATGTCGGTTTGATGGCGCAAAAGGCCGAGGAATACGGTTCGCACGACAAGACCTTTCAGGCCGCGGCGAACGGAACTATAAAGGTCGAGGACGGGAACGGGAATGCTCTGCTCGAGCAGGACGTTCACGCCGGCGATATCTTCAGGATGTGCCAGACCAAGGACGCGCCGATACGGGATTGGGTAAAGCTGGCCGTTAATCGAGCAAGACTTTCTGATACTACGGCGATCTTTTGGCTCGACAAAGGGCGTGCCCATGATTCGCAGATCATTGCGAAGGTTGAGAAATATCTCGGCGATCACGACACTACAGGGCTAGATATCCGCATCATGGATGTCAAAGAAGCGATGACCGAGACATTGAAACGCGCACGCGAGGGCAAGGACACGATATCGGTCTCTGGAAATGTCCTGCGCGACTACCTGACCGATCTGTTTCCGATCCTCGAGCTTGGCACATCGGCAAAGATGCTTTCCATCGTGCCCCTTATGAACGGAGGAGGCCTCTTTGAGACCGGCGCGGGCGGGTCGGCCCCAAAACACATCGAACAATTCCTGCACGAAGGATATCTGCGTTGGGATTCGCTCGGTGAGTTTCTTGCGCTGCAGGCAAGCTTTGAGCACCTCGCCCAGACGCAGAACAATCGGAAGGCTCAAATTTTGGCGGACGCACTGGACGAAGCAAATGCGAAGTTCTTAGCCAACGACAAGTCTCCGGCAAGGAAGATCGGCGGACTCGACAACCGTGGCTCACATTTCTATCTGGCGATGTACTGGGCTGAGGCTCTGGCGGCGCAGAACTCGGACGCTGAGATCTCTGCGATATTCGCACCGGTCGCAAACGCAATGCATGAGAATGAGGCAAAGATCAACGATGAACTGATCGTCGCCCAAGGAAGGGCTCAAGACGTCGGCGGCTATTATCATCCTGAGCGCGCAAGAACATACGCCGCGATGCGGCCTTCGCCGACATTAAATGAGATCGTGGATGGGATGTAG
- a CDS encoding bifunctional metallophosphatase/5'-nucleotidase, protein MKKALTVLIFALHLVFAQQISAQEKKLTVLYTNDLHSHLEPHIVPWVDKTRKVGGFVNIATAVKREKAANPNTVYFDAGDFFAGPNVSSLTKGEAIFDAANHLGLDAACAGNHEYDYGWENAFKQFQRVKFPLLNGNIFVKGTNKLHWNKPYIIKKVNGIRLGIIGLHEKFAFDDTVAPVMVKGVEVKDEKAYLRKYIKELQPKTDLIVLLIHIGIPGTQSTGGEADVVRNHQHDMDLAKAVPGVDLMITGHPHSGTPKPIVANGTIIVSTDGYTIELGKLEITYDKKLDKITQYKNHFGYLYDDEYEDDPAMVRVVNKWKDKLKAITDEKVTTISAPLTRSYGEESVMGDMVADAMLNAHPEYDFAVTNSGGLRQDIEKGSVTVGDLISAFPFPNMIVQLEMKGSDMRSVFEHGAGLTNGILQVSKGVELVYDESRPVGNRIVKCNIKGVPLDDSKAYKVLTSNYLADGGDGFLAFKRTLSYKNTGIDMVQSMINYLKTFDTYQPRLEGRVKSQ, encoded by the coding sequence ATGAAAAAAGCACTGACTGTTCTAATATTCGCTCTCCACCTCGTTTTTGCTCAACAGATCTCCGCGCAGGAAAAGAAGTTGACCGTTCTCTACACAAACGATCTGCACTCTCATCTTGAGCCGCACATTGTGCCGTGGGTTGACAAGACGCGAAAGGTCGGCGGTTTTGTAAACATTGCGACGGCGGTCAAACGCGAAAAGGCGGCAAATCCGAATACCGTTTATTTCGACGCCGGAGACTTTTTTGCAGGGCCGAATGTTAGCTCACTGACCAAAGGCGAGGCGATCTTTGACGCAGCAAACCACCTCGGGCTGGACGCAGCATGCGCCGGCAATCACGAGTATGACTACGGTTGGGAGAATGCATTCAAGCAGTTCCAACGCGTCAAGTTCCCGCTCCTTAATGGCAACATCTTTGTCAAAGGAACTAACAAACTCCATTGGAACAAGCCCTATATCATCAAGAAGGTGAATGGCATCCGGCTCGGCATCATCGGCCTGCATGAGAAATTTGCTTTTGATGACACGGTCGCGCCGGTCATGGTCAAAGGCGTTGAGGTCAAAGACGAAAAGGCCTATCTGCGTAAGTACATCAAAGAGCTGCAGCCAAAGACCGACCTGATCGTTCTGCTGATCCATATCGGCATTCCGGGCACACAATCCACCGGCGGCGAGGCGGACGTGGTCCGCAATCATCAGCATGACATGGATCTCGCCAAGGCAGTGCCCGGCGTCGACCTGATGATAACGGGCCATCCGCATAGCGGCACGCCGAAACCTATTGTTGCCAACGGAACGATCATCGTCTCGACCGATGGCTACACGATCGAACTCGGCAAGCTCGAGATCACCTACGACAAGAAACTGGACAAGATCACGCAGTACAAGAATCATTTTGGCTATCTCTATGACGATGAGTATGAGGACGACCCGGCGATGGTCAGAGTGGTCAATAAATGGAAAGACAAGCTAAAGGCCATTACGGACGAAAAGGTTACGACCATCTCCGCGCCGTTGACGCGCTCCTACGGCGAAGAATCCGTGATGGGCGACATGGTCGCTGATGCTATGCTCAACGCGCATCCGGAATACGACTTTGCGGTAACGAACAGCGGCGGCCTGCGTCAGGACATCGAGAAGGGCTCGGTGACGGTGGGCGACCTGATCTCAGCGTTCCCTTTCCCGAATATGATCGTTCAACTGGAAATGAAAGGCAGCGATATGCGCTCCGTCTTTGAACACGGAGCGGGCCTGACAAACGGCATCTTGCAGGTTTCGAAGGGAGTTGAGTTAGTGTATGACGAAAGCCGGCCGGTCGGGAACAGGATCGTCAAATGTAATATCAAGGGTGTGCCGCTCGATGACAGCAAGGCCTACAAGGTCTTGACCTCAAACTATCTGGCAGACGGCGGCGACGGCTTTCTCGCCTTCAAACGAACGCTCTCATACAAGAATACCGGCATCGATATGGTGCAATCGATGATCAACTATCTGAAGACATTTGATACCTACCAGCCCCGGCTCGAGGGCCGAGTGAAAAGTCAATAG
- a CDS encoding 1-acyl-sn-glycerol-3-phosphate acyltransferase, with translation MIRSGPENTHAPPAQAATNELLTFPVRKSNKSRIFGKIRYWWCWFVAAALLLVLGVPCLTFVWIINRKTWIYPIAFWGAKAWLRGCGARVRVTGSENLDPERSYVFASNHRSYLDTATLFVYSGPQMGLVAKKELLKVPVLGQGMGFANVIAIDRSNPERAIASMQKAREVMDAGYSFGVFVEGTRAMPGELLPFKKGAFHLAIQTGAPIVPVAIKNTDWMMGKRTGVAYSGEIELVLLPPIETTGKTADDVMELLLETREAIAAALAEPPA, from the coding sequence ATGATTCGGTCTGGCCCCGAAAATACTCATGCGCCTCCGGCTCAGGCTGCGACAAACGAACTGCTGACCTTTCCCGTCCGCAAGTCTAACAAATCGCGCATCTTCGGAAAAATTCGCTATTGGTGGTGCTGGTTCGTTGCCGCTGCATTGTTATTGGTCCTCGGCGTGCCATGTTTAACATTCGTCTGGATCATCAACCGAAAAACGTGGATCTATCCCATCGCATTCTGGGGTGCGAAGGCGTGGCTTAGAGGCTGTGGCGCCCGTGTTCGCGTTACCGGTTCTGAGAACCTCGACCCTGAACGATCATACGTCTTTGCGTCCAACCATCGCTCGTATCTCGACACGGCGACGCTGTTTGTTTACTCGGGCCCGCAAATGGGGTTGGTCGCAAAAAAGGAACTCCTTAAAGTTCCCGTCCTCGGCCAGGGAATGGGCTTTGCCAACGTCATCGCCATCGACCGTTCAAATCCTGAGCGGGCTATCGCCTCGATGCAAAAGGCGCGTGAGGTGATGGACGCGGGTTATTCGTTCGGTGTGTTTGTCGAGGGCACGCGTGCGATGCCCGGCGAACTGCTGCCATTCAAGAAAGGCGCGTTTCACCTCGCCATCCAGACCGGCGCGCCGATCGTGCCCGTTGCGATCAAAAATACCGATTGGATGATGGGCAAACGCACAGGCGTCGCCTATTCCGGCGAGATCGAGTTGGTCCTACTGCCGCCCATTGAGACAACCGGGAAAACGGCAGACGATGTGATGGAATTGCTGCTGGAAACGAGAGAAGCGATCGCGGCCGCCCTGGCCGAACCGCCTGCGTAA
- a CDS encoding SPOR domain-containing protein, with protein MKFRVALIFSVLASLSAQNAAANTAFEYFRLSSEPLIRIGLATNAGSVTITTGDSSLVAVSPDEQPRLIASTRVTVSARAYRPPETEDYRIEFQGLPTRGDADDLAKDIREATGETAIASVDPASNLWKVWVGSVKESAEEADALKARLAEKDFDDAVVVVEKKAVVTPEAVALSQQMKNAGPQRGPEFDQGDRFGIAGDRSDRS; from the coding sequence ATGAAATTCCGCGTCGCATTGATCTTTTCCGTCCTTGCGTCCCTCTCCGCCCAGAATGCTGCGGCGAACACTGCTTTTGAGTATTTCAGGCTGTCGTCAGAGCCGCTGATACGGATCGGGCTGGCGACGAATGCGGGTTCGGTCACGATCACGACGGGTGATTCGTCGTTGGTGGCTGTAAGCCCCGACGAGCAGCCGAGGTTGATCGCTTCGACGCGGGTGACGGTATCGGCGAGGGCGTATCGTCCGCCGGAGACCGAGGATTACAGGATCGAGTTTCAAGGGCTTCCGACGCGGGGCGACGCAGACGATCTGGCAAAGGACATACGCGAGGCGACCGGTGAGACAGCTATCGCAAGCGTCGATCCGGCGTCGAATTTGTGGAAGGTATGGGTCGGTTCGGTCAAGGAATCGGCCGAGGAGGCCGATGCGTTAAAGGCGAGGCTTGCGGAAAAGGATTTTGATGACGCTGTCGTCGTGGTCGAAAAAAAGGCGGTTGTTACGCCCGAGGCGGTTGCGCTGTCGCAGCAGATGAAGAATGCCGGGCCGCAGCGAGGTCCGGAGTTTGATCAAGGCGACCGGTTCGGCATTGCCGGTGACAGGAGCGATCGATCCTAA
- a CDS encoding SpoIID/LytB domain-containing protein: MPGRSEVRSLIKATGSALPVTGAIDPNLREVIVNAPVESGSFSSLKSVAFGSLNERANPVRLNGKAYRGKIEVFVNSRGRLTVVNVVPLEEYLLGVVPSELGLPALEAQKAQAVAARTYAIANIGGYGNQGFDMVPTVYSQVYKGVSIETKMGTQAVRETRGVVATYHGKPIVAYYTSTCGGRTEDGGNIFEKGEPYLKGVECSLEGHRHFEPFLIKTSRIPAKLRDEGNLELTRLMALLASNGYQLSTGQMNDEWFEDVPTESEMSNWLNNLAAKFGKTYPNVNRDSAKPVELARIIAGFVYSLGQNDTLLTESDINYQLSFDDAAEIPRDRRADVAALLRDGYFAIRPDLTLQPNRPFSRAKMLRLIRQILDKKKWMPEMLTAESQPSVDGKLVLKSGRSVRQLIVRPDVFLFRKFGEQTYPVREAALVGGEQVRYQLDTAGDVKYLEVEPTDTPTTAERMSPWEYWNKTVSASAVQSRLSRYVRGIGTLYDINVKKVGYSRRPIELEIIGSNGVKTLKGGKIRSALRLPEQLFVMNKRYNGSTVSSYTFTGRGWGHGVGMCQYGAFGLAKMGVKYDAIIRHYYTGVDLVRSY, from the coding sequence ATGCCGGGCCGCAGCGAGGTCCGGAGTTTGATCAAGGCGACCGGTTCGGCATTGCCGGTGACAGGAGCGATCGATCCTAACCTGCGCGAGGTGATCGTAAATGCACCGGTCGAGTCGGGAAGTTTTTCGTCGCTCAAGTCAGTGGCGTTTGGCTCGCTCAATGAGCGAGCGAATCCGGTTCGCCTCAATGGCAAGGCATATCGCGGCAAGATCGAGGTGTTCGTCAATTCGCGCGGTCGTTTGACGGTCGTTAACGTCGTTCCGCTCGAGGAATACCTCTTGGGCGTGGTCCCATCTGAACTGGGATTGCCGGCGCTCGAAGCACAAAAGGCACAGGCGGTTGCCGCTCGGACCTATGCGATAGCGAATATCGGCGGCTACGGCAATCAGGGATTCGACATGGTGCCGACTGTTTATTCACAGGTCTACAAGGGTGTATCGATCGAGACAAAGATGGGCACACAGGCCGTCCGCGAGACTCGCGGCGTCGTGGCGACGTATCACGGCAAGCCGATCGTTGCTTATTACACATCGACTTGCGGCGGGCGAACCGAGGACGGCGGGAATATATTTGAGAAAGGCGAGCCGTATCTCAAGGGCGTCGAGTGCTCGCTCGAGGGGCACAGGCACTTTGAGCCGTTCCTGATCAAAACCTCGCGAATACCGGCGAAGCTCCGCGACGAGGGCAATCTTGAGCTTACGCGGCTGATGGCGCTGCTCGCGTCGAATGGTTATCAGCTATCGACCGGGCAGATGAACGACGAATGGTTTGAAGATGTGCCGACAGAGAGCGAGATGTCTAACTGGCTCAATAATCTCGCTGCAAAGTTTGGCAAGACATATCCAAACGTGAACCGCGATTCGGCCAAGCCGGTAGAACTTGCCCGCATTATCGCCGGTTTTGTCTATTCTCTAGGCCAAAATGATACTCTGCTGACCGAATCGGACATCAACTATCAACTGTCGTTTGACGATGCGGCTGAGATACCGCGCGACCGTCGGGCCGACGTCGCGGCATTGCTGCGTGATGGCTATTTCGCGATTAGGCCCGATCTGACGCTGCAGCCGAACAGGCCGTTCTCGAGGGCCAAGATGCTTCGGTTGATCCGCCAGATCCTTGACAAGAAAAAATGGATGCCGGAGATGCTTACGGCCGAATCGCAACCGAGTGTCGATGGCAAACTGGTGCTCAAGAGCGGTAGAAGCGTCAGGCAACTGATCGTTCGGCCTGATGTATTCCTATTCAGGAAATTTGGTGAGCAGACTTATCCAGTCCGCGAGGCCGCGCTCGTCGGCGGCGAGCAGGTCCGCTATCAACTCGACACCGCCGGAGATGTAAAGTATCTCGAGGTCGAGCCGACCGACACGCCCACCACGGCCGAGCGTATGTCGCCGTGGGAATACTGGAACAAGACGGTCTCGGCCTCCGCCGTGCAGTCGCGTCTATCACGCTATGTCCGCGGGATCGGAACGCTTTATGACATTAACGTCAAAAAGGTCGGTTATTCACGCCGCCCGATCGAGCTTGAGATCATCGGCTCGAATGGCGTTAAAACGTTGAAAGGCGGCAAGATACGCTCCGCGCTTCGCCTGCCCGAGCAGCTATTCGTAATGAACAAACGCTACAACGGCTCGACCGTCTCAAGCTACACCTTCACCGGCCGAGGCTGGGGCCACGGCGTCGGCATGTGCCAATACGGCGCCTTTGGCCTCGCCAAAATGGGCGTTAAATACGACGCGATCATCCGGCATTACTACACAGGTGTCGATCTTGTAAGGTCGTATTAG